DNA from Nocardioides yefusunii:
ACCGCACGACGCGACTCCGGGTCGAGACCGGTGGTGGGCTCGTCGAGCATGACGAGTTCAGGGTGTCCCGAGAGCGTGCAGGCGAGGTCGACGCGGCGGTGCTCGCCGCCCGAGAGGCCACGCATCCGGGTGTCGGCGACCTTCTCCAGACGGAGCATCGCGATGAGTTCGTCGACGGGGCGGGCGCCGGTGACGGTCGCGCCCCACATCTTCAGGGTCTCGCGGACGGTGAGGTCGCCGACGAACCCGGAGTGCTGGAGCAGGACGCCGGTGCGGCGACGGACCTCGGCACGGTCGGCGACCGGGTCGAGGCCCAGGACACGGACGGTGCCGGCGGTGGCGGGAGCGAGTCCTTCGACGACCTCGAGGGTGGAGGTCTTGCCGGCGCCGTTGACGCCGAGGAGGGCGTGGACGGTGCCGCGGGCGACGGTGAGGTCGAGACCGCGGACGGCTTCGAAGGCGTCGGAGCCGGTGCCGTAGACCCGGCGCAGGCCGCTGATCTCGACGGCCGCGTCGACGGCCGTCACAGCCGCGGACGGAGCCGAGGTCGCGGTCGAGGCCGCGTTCAGGTGGGGAGGAGTGGTGCTCATGGCACCAGCCTCCCGCACGTCAACGGCCAGAAACAGTGCCGAACGTCATGGTTGTGTCGTGAACTTCCCTCAGTCGGGCGGCGTCCAGGACTCTCCTGCGCGCAGCTT
Protein-coding regions in this window:
- a CDS encoding ABC transporter ATP-binding protein yields the protein MSTTPPHLNAASTATSAPSAAVTAVDAAVEISGLRRVYGTGSDAFEAVRGLDLTVARGTVHALLGVNGAGKTSTLEVVEGLAPATAGTVRVLGLDPVADRAEVRRRTGVLLQHSGFVGDLTVRETLKMWGATVTGARPVDELIAMLRLEKVADTRMRGLSGGEHRRVDLACTLSGHPELVMLDEPTTGLDPESRRAVWDLVRDLRDGGATVLLTTHYLEEAEVLADQVSIMRAGQVVREGTVAGVVAGHPSEISFVTTDDGLVPALVAAGLPADAVGHDDDRTVLRVADLQPVLTDLLLLARQRDARLDLLDARTATLESVFLSLAADADAPAVQVATTAPGAVR